CTTCGGGTTAAGGGATGCTTCTTTTTGGATTGAGGGTAGATCAACGTGTCAAGGTATgactgtctacatctcacctccccacacCTTGCACTTGCGGGACCTGGTGTAAttagattttagtttcttattttTGACGGTGACAAGATTTTGATATTTAGTTATATGCCCGTTAATGTTGCGCATTGAGAAATATGCTTATTGAATTTACTTGATACATCTTAATGGTGAGATATCCTCTGGGCAGGTTGTTGTGGAGACACTTAAAAAGAATGTTATAGGTGACAATATTGATCCGAAGGCTGTTCTCAATTTTGATTCTGGTCTTGGAGTTGTTGATGCATTCTTTGCTAGTTTGTCCATGATCCTTGTCAGTGAGGTGGTGATCTTTTCCCTTGTTTTACTGCTGCGTTTTACTAATAAATTATGAAAAGTCATGAAAAATACTGGAGACTATCATTGTACAAGGCTGGCTGCTGGGATACTTTATATGATCAGTCATATTTTTTTCAAGATGAAAAACGAAATGATAATATTGTTGCTTTTACACCCGTTTCTTAAGAGTTCAACCCAAAACCAAATCTTAGATGATCAGATCTATAATTGAATGGTGATAGCAGTTTCAATTGGTTTTCGTATAGAGAGTTACAATTTGGGCTATGTTTTACCCTAATGGGAGTAATGGGTAGTGGGTTAATTAAATGGTAGCTTGCAGGATATCTTTTGAACAGGTCAAAAGTCTATCAAATTTTTTACTTGAGCATAAAAATTATTAGATCTTATAATTCAAATAAATCAGTTTAATAATCAATTTTGACACACAACAAAGTATAGATAGGTTGATGACTTGAAGTGTTTTGGAAACAGTGTCGTGGGTTGATCCGACTCATACCTTTGTGCCAATGGTCTCTTGGTAGTTGATAGTTAAGAGGTATCCTAACTCTGTACTGCTTACTACTGAGTACTGACAGTTAAATGTTCATTAAATGTATAACACTATGATGTGTAATTTCTGCTTGGTAATTAGCAATCTTGTTTTTTGAATGGTTCCTCAAGACACATAATCTGATGTTTTGTTTAATTATTTCATATAGATTGGAGATGAGACTTTCATTATAGCCGCTCTTATGGCAATGAGGCATCCAAAATCAATTGTTTTGTCTGGTGCACTCAGTGCGTTGTTTGTAATGACGGTATGTAGCAAGTTTGTGTTTTTCATTGTATTTCTTGACACTCTTTCTGAACGTCTATAGATCTTTTAAACATTAACTAAAATAATGGAAAAGCAATTACGATGAGCCTGATGCAAGCTGCTTTTGTGTTGCTTTCGTAATGCATCACGGTTATTGATCACTTTGCATCATTACATGTCAaccttattgcatttaatcaatctTATTGACATTTAGTTTGATAACTGATATGCAGATACTTTCTACAGGCCTTGGTAGGATTGTTCCAAATTTGATATCAAGGAAACATACAAACAGTGCTGCTACAGGCATATATCTGGCCTTCTCTGCTAAATTGCTGATTATTAGTCATATATGCGTGTCAATAGTACAGCATCTCACATACGAGTCGTTTTGTGGTATTTAAGTTTTATATAAAGATTGCCAGGCATCTAATATGTTGCTGTATGATACAGTTCTGTACGCCTTCTTTGGGATGCGATTGCTTTATATTGCTTGGAGATCATCAGATTCAAAAGCTTCTCAGAAGAAAGAAATAGAGGAGGTATTCTTGTTATACTTGCAACGTTTCATCATCATCGAAGGATGTTTGCAAGTTTCACAGTATAATGTTCATCTGATAAATGGCTGTTTTAGGTGGCCGTTTCTTAAACTCTATGCTAAATGATTTTTTAAAAATGTTTAATTTTTATCATTCTTACTCCTAGATAAAATCAAAGTAATAAATCATGATCTTTTGTTCATTTCACAAAAATGTTTAATTGTTGGAAAGCCAAGACAAATTTATCGCCTAAACACAATTCCATATAATGTCAAATTTTTCGCCTAAAAACAACTCCATAAAATGTCAAATTTTTAGTGCAAGCAACCGTGTTCTCCAGTATCGTGCCATTCTAGCTCTGGAGTAAATGAACTATTATTGCTCAGGCAATTTTTAGTGTCTCCTTAATTTGTATATGCGCTTCTCTGTTAACTAAATGAAACAATCAAATATATACAGGTAGAAGAGAAACTCGAGTCTGGACAAGGAAAAACAGCTGCACGCCAATTCTTTTCTAGATTCTGCACTCCTATTTTCTTGGAGGTATGTTTAGTACAATGGCTAATTACTATCGTATTTATTCATTTCGTATATGTAACACATGCTTTAGAAAGATTGGTTTATTTTTAAAACATTATACttgatttttattttagtttgagtTATTAGGCAAATGAATTATAAGTGAAAATGCACCTGTTTGTATATAAATATTGATCGTCATCTGATGTGGTTAAAGATAAATACGACAGCTAGCTAAAACACCCTTGATATTCATGTATTTATTCTTTGTTATCTATATTGGTCCACTGATTGTTGGTTTTTTCTTTGTGGCTTTGTGCTACTATTGCAGTCGTTTATACTGACATTTTTAGCTGAGTGGGGAGATCGGAGCCAGATAGCAACCATTGCTGTAAGATATTCTTTCTTCTGTGATACTACGTTCTTATCCGTTGTTTGTGTAGCAAATATAGATTAAATAAGAAACCAATATATAAGTAGTCAATTAAGATACATGGCAATAACTATGTTGTGCTAAATATTTGCAAAAGGTTCACAAGTGTTTCCCTTTTTAAATTGCAGTTAGCAACGCATAAAAATGCAGTCGGGGTTGCTGTTGGGGCAACAATAGGTCACACTATCTGTACATCTGTAGCTGTAATCGGGGGTAGCATGTTGGCATCAAAAATCTCACAACGCACCGTTGCAACAGTTGGTGGTTTGCTATTCCTCGGTTTTTCTGTATCATCGTATTTCTACCCACCTCTATAACAGATTGAAAGATTTAAACTCTTTATTTGCACCCGTTATCGTTTTGATCTAtatgttttataaattttattaatactaGCTTCTTGCTGCTCCCTACAGAAACCATGTAATCTAATGGGTACGTTTGTTTTAttctttttctattttattttaggTAGACCCACCCGATTAGAGTTTAGTTTGATCCTATCTATTCTTGTTAAATAACTGTATCTTAACATTCATGTTAAGAGGAAATGGACACAAATCTTTATGTTTATTTTTAGCGCATAATTTAtatgaaaagtttatttacttaataggCTGTCACCCTTATTTATGAGTTTTGAAATTAAGGGTTATTCCCAGGGTAAGAGAGGGTGACACCTTAGTCCTCCAGGACTAGCCGCCATATCAGCGACACATCACCACTTTCTTTTCAGGACTAATCTAGAACTAAACGCTACTAGCAATGACATACTTTCTCAAATAAATTGAGAtccattatattaattaattaattaaatgtacaaCTAAAGAAGCAAAAAGTACCACACATATAAGCATATTCCTCCGTCCTCAAATATTTCACAAAAGGACTAGTCAAAGGACGAGAAGGAGGACTAAAGCCTGGGCGGCCCCCTGGACTAATCGCTACCATTGGTGTCCAGGAGGACTAAAGGTTGGGCGGGAGTGGAGACAATACCATTGGGAGCACCCTAATAATTATTCGTATAAAATTTTGACTATCAAGAAGGACAGAGTTTAGAGTTGAGACACATTAAATTAAAGAGTTTTAACCAAAATGCTGATTTTTCAATCAAATTATAACGATACGCGCTTAAGTAAATAAAAAATTCAATTGCCCTCGTAAGTTGGGAATTCTTGTTTGTGACCATGCTAATCAAAATTTATCGATCATGACTGATAACATTATGGTCGTGACCCGAGATTGATCGGTCATGTGGCTAATAAATCATGATTTGCAGGATCCCAAGAAGTCCCTGTGACTTGTATTTACCTTGTGATGGGTCATATTAGTAGTTATGGCCGGTTCGCAAGATGATCTTGTAAACTTGAACCTGGCTAGTCTTGCGAATTTATATTTGGTTTACATTGTATTAGTCTATAAACTAACAATAAACTAACATAAGTAACAAAATTCTTGAACTAACAATCTAAAATGTTATAAAATACAACCAACGAAGCTTGACTTTGAGTGGTAGGGGTGAGATTCAACTTGGGGTACTGTCAACCATGTTCGATTCACACTCCAACCAGGGAGTtttcaacctttgatggtactACCACATCAATGCAATTTGGGATGGTCTCTGGGGGAATTTTTCCAACCTTCGATGATACTGCTAACATCGTCGCAAATTGcgtttcctcctaacgcgtgtatGAGTGACAAATAAGAGTATTCGATGtatatcgccgttaaaaaaaaatgtTACAGTATAAAATACAATCTTAAACTAACAAATCAagaagatggtggtggtgatgtCTGTGCCATTCTCATCCTATAAGCATTCACCGCTTCGATTGCGTCCCCATATCGCCACTCAAACGACAAAAATGCTAAATTACCTTGTTATTTTCCATTGTATACTTGTAGGGGCTCGTAAAAATGCTAGATCTACATTGTATCTCACGTGTAGCTAACGGATTTCGAAGTAAGAAACCTTTTTTTATTTTGAACTTGTGCGGCCGTGATGGTGGTTACCGGCAGTGGTTTTGTGTTGGAAAtagtttgatttcattctttttggTAACCTAGGTAGACTATTATGATTAACAATAAAAAACATTTGTGTTTTATACATGGGAAGTGATATTTCCAAACACATTTTTGATAAATTCACACAGATTTACTAAACTGCTCTTAATGATATAGTACACAAGTTTTTTACTACAATTTATTGTAGGGACATTATTGAAAAATATCAAAAAAAGTGTGTGGATCTATAAAAAATTTGTTTGGAAATATCACCTCCCTTTATATAAGTCTCACGCATCAACGAGTTGCAACTTGATAAATATCTTGATACCACATATatgtgttggaaatatgttctcgggttggctacagttcgaccgtggtttgaccgtggtacatatattacGAAGATATgctcatgacattaaataataaaagtccatttatcctattcggtcacacacaaaggccaatcgtaaaattgtttgatataccttctaatcgaaaattaatttattaatcattagttaatggtttaataaattaagtacgtttttttttatgtgtatacatatacttacaaatctaaatatgtagagatttgattagattttgcaaatcatattttatataagatataagatttgatttgatttataaaatatgatttgattttgtaaatcttatttaatataaagatttgatttttcaaatctttccaaatctttatttattacatttgtaccagatgtattaattgtatcaattatgtaatatataataccaagtcttggtattggaaaagttacgaaaaagatacaaaaacacacatacaaaaatgctatttttctttcttattttcaagtaaccaacaatacttggaatctataattgggttcggtttttggtggaaataacgaagaagaaaatatccgttaagtagaaggtatagatcgaagcaaggttggaactttgggtgtctaccgtttagaggaactcttctttaggttttcaaattcgatcttaaaaaggctacaaaggttgtattctaatcttctcttgttcggtttcgttaatttgttttgtttgccaaagttttgtacaatgatccgtggaagagtatgattttgtaaagttttaaaaatgcttccgctcgctttgaatttgtatcatactccaacagtggtatccgagccatcttgtacaagttttagcaaactaaTGTACTCTATGATAATCGGTTTTGATGAGTGTGTTGTGCATGATTCTTTGAGATGattatgcataacaaacatgcacaactattatcatgatttgtgtatttatgtttcctaaataacaTTTGAATCTTGGGTTTTGGCAAAATGTTAAATGGTTAATCTCATTTTTTAAAGTTTTTTTCCAGCTTGAACAGTCTGTCTTTGATGGACTGTTTCGAGGCTTTAAACTCAATATTTTCGTATGAagccaattgcatttgaaagctaactgaaagaacttaaatttaaaaaaaaaattcgtcgaaaacggattagaaatgagtgagatatgaccatttaaagttgatgtatgaatctgtccaaaatccgaaaattttaaTAGTAGCTTTGttgttgactattaaagattcaatgtttaggaaaataaagtacataaattatattcatgttttacatgaaatgagaaaattaaaattgttaattttaaaCTTCATGCCTTGTTAaaaagtgaataaatctccaacatattttgattcacttaatatgtttgtttagatggttttggcatgaaaatcTTACTTacaaatatgaagtgggtttacatacatacataagttatgtaaacaaggattgattattttgtgtgccattaagtgtttaaatcaatccttatcgaaacatgtttcatgaaaatggatatttggcactccatttgttatgtatgtgattgttgtatgaaatcggtagtatttgcctcaataagacccttgtgtgaatgtttggttgtatgatttaatttattatttattcgggatgaatataataatttattaaacggcttGCATGTCGTGTTTATTCTTTATTCGGGataaatgtaataatttattaaacgacttgcatgtcgtctttctatttatattgtatttgtaatagtatagaaaatagaatagttattttgtaagataatgcaaccaagattggaatcaagaagacgatattcacaaggcggcccatccgagcatataatggagatggcggttttagtgggagccaattctcacacaaggttatgtccctagttgaccatgtttttccgtgtgttggctcaccggaaaaacgcataggactcgaggcatactaccgataattgcgtgtcatgattattattgtgttcttatttgtctatgccatgctagctagaaaattagtatagaaacaaaatacaataatcacttaaaatggtttggttaaaattagtttaacaaacgcaacacgcaatacataattagcaaatgttttaaaatggaataaactacttttgctaaaagaaaacaaaaccccGTTTTTAATTTAAACTTTACGCtacccatgagtagtacacacatccgaaccttctacctgttagagttcgcgatacccgagagtcttgggccggactttagttgggtgttgggaagggtgaggtgaatttcgcgatacccgagagtcttgggccggatttcacgtgtatctatcacggacggtttacaatctgagATCGTGATtcgcggcaaacccgccacgaggaaggattatCGTAGAAGAGATTAAACATgtcaagtgaaataattgattatcactaaatcctgcagaacctaagaatttcataatggatgaaattggtaatatagttacctacctaaatagcttatgattggcgatccgtggtaaacccgtcgttaccataagtgaaatatggatcttaaccttgttaattataattgtttgaatattgaacacacttgggtaattatcttaacaaggattaaacatatcaaactaactaatacaacttactttaaaaatatgatagatgtctgcaacaaacacaaatcctactccgtcatcaatcactaatttctgccttgaAGGGCTcttcgaaaaggacaagcttacgggcttgaactacatggactggcttcgcaacctaagaattgctcttagtatggaaggaaagatcagggcaattgaggaacccttaccggaagaacccggatcgagagctactcaagcggctagggatgAGTTTGAAAAACgtcgttccgagtctaatgaggta
This genomic window from Rutidosis leptorrhynchoides isolate AG116_Rl617_1_P2 chromosome 2, CSIRO_AGI_Rlap_v1, whole genome shotgun sequence contains:
- the LOC139892897 gene encoding GDT1-like protein 3 — its product is MNPRVNYSLFILCIFIFLAVSRVYAQDVAGDNDNEESTGSIIDLGRRSKVVVETLKKNVIGDNIDPKAVLNFDSGLGVVDAFFASLSMILVSEIGDETFIIAALMAMRHPKSIVLSGALSALFVMTILSTGLGRIVPNLISRKHTNSAATVLYAFFGMRLLYIAWRSSDSKASQKKEIEEVEEKLESGQGKTAARQFFSRFCTPIFLESFILTFLAEWGDRSQIATIALATHKNAVGVAVGATIGHTICTSVAVIGGSMLASKISQRTVATVGGLLFLGFSVSSYFYPPL